Genomic window (Vigna unguiculata cultivar IT97K-499-35 chromosome 10, ASM411807v1, whole genome shotgun sequence):
GCTACCAGTTCAGTCTGCGTTGGGTGTTCTATGGAAGTGGCAAGTCGCGGATTTaaggtgaacttggtgtgcttgccTTTGGAGGGACTGGACGTAATCTTGGGGATGGACTGGCTGTCTAACAATCACgtcataattgattgtggacGACGCAGTTTGGTATTCTCAGAACATGAAGGACTGGAGTTAATCTCGGCTCAGAGGGCGATAAACGAAGCAGAAGTCGAAGCCACCTGCTTTATGATAGTGGCTCATGCAGAAAAGAATAGTACCACCGAGAAGATCAGTGTGATTCCAGTCGTGGAGGAGTATGCCGACGTATTTCCAGATGAAATACCCGAGTTGCCACCGagtagggatgtggatttctccattgatctcatccctTGGGCTGGCCCAGTATCCATGGCGCCTTATAAAATGGCACCCGCAGAGTTGGCAGAGTTGAAGAAGCAAATAGAATAtttgcttgagaagaagttcattcGGCTGAGCGcatcaccttggggagcaccggTACTACTagtaaagaaaaaggatggcagTTCGAGGTTGTGTGTTGActactgtaacatccctagggaatattacttaaaaaataaataataaaagaaataattacattaatagtcatctcgataaaaatcccaacgcgggaaaaatttAAACTCATTAAAATAGTGCGCCATAACTCATAACTAAATCCATAAAAGGTTACAAGTtaccaaaatttgtatttaaaaacataaattacaaattagcaaaaccctagctctaatcccatgctagccctcactctgCCATCTaagcatcctcagcaccacctgtatcaacatctgctcccgtgtaacgaattacacgatcatcgccacacacaaacagaaagggtgagctgagaaaataaaataacaacatataGAACACCAGATAAATCAtatacccatcttattcattatatatataattcttggccaagaccctaaccccaagacttaacagtcttcaaatcatacaattggttagccttggactcgggaacatgatgctcacacgaacctgcccgctcgtggtcctgcctctacgaacctccccgctcgtagtcctactctacggacctgcctgcccgtagtccaacacatgtgatccaccagcccccgtacctccccgcacgtggcatctctcaacgtgagcacggaacatacgaacctacctcgctcgtatccccacgtgagagtaacttgatatgaacctccccgctcatatcatcacatgccaatcaccatccatgaacctacccactcatggcacagcatctcccgatccaagcaaagcatcatcgTTAGTTAAAACAACACACCAGAAGGCAGAGAACAACAGCATTTCCGCCTGGCTCggcccacacgccgccaggcgaaactattccagaccgcctggcggtattcactcaccgctaggcgccagCGTCCTCAGAgacccactgttttctcgtcaccgcctggcggacctcaccgtgccgccaggcgccatcccATACAGGGTTCACTCACGCTACGTCTATCGCCTAACGGTGATCAAcaagccgccaggcgccatatcagAGGCATTCTGCAACTGATATTTGGCACTCCATTTTGGTTAATTCTACAGCCTAAGTTACTCGAAGAGCAACTCACCTTTTGGTCTCAGCACCCCATTCTGATTTATTGCCAATTCCCATCCTATTATAATGTCGTTATAGCCCAACCTCATCCTTCACACATTTCAACTAgagatttatttattcttaagtCATGTCATCAGGTCTTAATTCACAAGTTAACAGATCCTATTCCCATATCTCCCTTTTTCACAATCATACTCACTCATAAACCTCATATACTCAATTGACAGTTCATGTATCATTTCATCCTTCACTCTATCTTCCCACTCCTCTTGCCCATCTCACTCGAATTCTTAGTTCCAACTTTTCTACCATTCTTCTCAACCAACCCCTCTTCACTATCATTGACCCTCAACATCCACTAATAAGTTAGGTTCATGTTCAGATTCTATTAGCATCATAACATTCCAATTGCATTTTCCTCTCACTCATTACACTATATATAATCTTAATTCACTTCCTATCCCCTTTACTTTGTCTCTTTTCAAACCACCTCTCCTTTCCAACTCCCCACTCACAATTCTCTCCTCTCCACTATACCAACCTTTACAATCCCCAagattctctctctctctcacagaACTCCCCTGTACATCACTCAATCAGGGCTGCTACacgtcatcgcctggcggataGGACAgccccgccaggcggcacaCCAGAATCAGACCCTCTGCATGCGTTTTTGCACTCCCCACAAACCTATCTTGTTTTCCTCCTTCCCAGATAACCACCACACATACAGTTCCAACCTTTTCAACGTCCAGACtcaacaatattataattatcatattCCTCAATTTCAGTTAATTCCTAATCCACCCAACAATCCCACGTACAAAACCCCAATATGATCACAAACATTCCCACAAGAAGTTTATGACAATAATCCATCACACAATTTTATACAATCATTTGACACTCAACAGTTCATTATATTCTTCCAATTTAGCATCAACGCCATCAAACAGAACACAATCAAGGTCGCGCCGCCAGGCAGGAactcatcgccgccaggcgactcaaaccaaaacaagaacataCGCTCATCtctgatgagccgcctggcggtaaggatcaaaccgccaggcggtttctgggaaaaacccagaaacccAATCGAACAGTGCAGAAAAACAGGTGGAAGGCATGTAGTTTCGATCACCAAAGCATAATACAATGTATATGTATCTAAAGCATCGAAAGCAACTCCCCTTACCAGGAATTCGCGCTCCAAATTGAGATTCCCACTCTCCTTGCGCACCTTTTCCCTTTGCTACAAGAACCACTCTAATCCTTCTCTCGCTGGCCCCCTTCACGCACCAGAAATTTCCCCTCTCCCTCTCAGAACTGTTTGCACCTTTCACAGACTGGTTTTTCctctccttctctcttctctctcaagCTTAATGTGCCctaattattctctattttactaaaacgaattttattaaataaaaatatggttAAGGCCATTTCAATGGTTATCACCCATTATTTTTCAGCCCCCTCCTCATTGCCTCTCCAGTATCTGCTAGGTTTCCCaatcctttcatattcatgctcaaaggaaatttagcaaaaagaaaactatttagttctcaacaaggtttgaacccacactcatgcacataccaaaccaatgccaaaccattcaaccaacacatgtttcatgatgactcccacaattttaaggatttatcatcatccatacGCATTCcatatataaacacacaaaaatgcataatttaaataacacccaagtggcacacataggacttgaacccaagtcctcacacacaagaaagtactctcaaccacttgagctagtacttttccacgtcatagttctccacatttattactttaaatattctcattacccgtcctaattaaataattaattaaataactatttaattttcccgggtcttacattacacccacctttaaagattttcgtcctcgaaaataagaCTTACCAGGAAATAGGTGCGGGTAGGATTGCttcatgcgatcctccatctcccaggtcatctcCTGGGTAGTCTCATCCCACAGCACCTTCACAGTCTTAATTTCCTTCCCCCGCAGCTGTTTCACCTGTGAATCTAGAATTCGCACTGGCCCAGTGCTCACCGTCAAATCCTCCCGAATCTGAATATCGTCTGACTCCAGTACGTACGACGGGTCTGCAACATATTTCCTCAACTGAGAAACGTGGAACACGTTATGCAGATTCGTCAGGTGTGGTGGTAGGGCGATCTCATAAGCTGCAACTCCAATTCTCCTCAGAATCTGATAAGGCCCAACAAATCTCGGGGTTAGCTTCCTCGATTTGATGGCCCTCCCAATACCAGCTGTCGGCGTTACCCTGAGGAATACATGATCCCCAACCTCGAACTCTAGAGGTCGTCTCCTCATATCTGCATAGGACTTCTGTCTGCTCTGTGTAGCCTTCATTCTCTCCTGGATTGCCCTAACCTTCTCAGAGGTTTGCTGTAAAAACTCGGGACCCAACACTAATGATTCTCCATCCTGGTTCCAACATAGTGGCGTCCTACACCGCCGCCCATACAATGCCTCATATGGAGCCATACCGATGCTGGTGTGATAACTGTTGTTGTATGTGAACTCCACTAAGGGAAGCATCTCACTCCAACTACCCATGTGATCCAATACACAAGCCCTCAACAGatcctccaaggactgaatgGTACGCTCCGACTGCCCATCagtctgaggatgatatgcagaactcatcctcaactgagTCCCCAACGCTGTCTGTAATGACTGCCAAAAACGAGAAGTGAATCTCGGATCTCTATCTGACACTATACTGGCCGGCACACCGTGCAACCTGACCACTTCCCTCACGTACAACTCAGCCAATCTGTCCATTGACCACTTTTCATTAATAGCAAGGAAGTGAGCACACTTTGTCAACCTgtccactattacccagattGAGTCGTGCCCCTTCACAGACTTCGGCAAGTGAGTGACGAAATCCATAGCTACACTGTCCCATTTCCATTGAGGAATATCCAATGACTCCAGTGTACCCCCTGGTCGCTGGTGTTCAATCTTGGCCTTCTGACATACCAAGCACGATGCCACAAAGTCTGCAATGTCAATCTTCATCCCGTTCCACCAGAAAGACTGTTTCAAGtcgtgatacatcttagtcatacctggatgtatgctaagacggctTTTATGGCCCTCCTCTAGAATCTGTTTCCTCAACCTCCAATCTCCAGGCACACAGACTCGGTCTCTGAACCTTAGGATACCATCTGTCCCAATCCGGTAGTCTTTCCCCTTCTCAGTCCCTATCCAACTCACAAATTGCTATAACTCAGCATCATCCTTCTGTCGATCTCGGATAACTCCCAATACATCACTAGTCAATGTAAGCACCCCACATTTGATGCAATCCTCACTCAGTTGCATACCCAGATTCATATCCCTGAGCTTCTCAATTAACTCCAACTCCTTCACCATCATAGCTGAGATGTGCATCCGTTTCCGACTCAAGGCATCCGCAACcacattagctttaccagggtggtaGAGTAATTCGAAATCGTAATCCTTGAGATACTCCATCCAACGCCGCTGTCTCATATTTAGCTCCTTCTGGTCGAACAGATATTTCAGGCTTTTATGATCACTAAACACCTGAAATTGGGAGCCATATAAATAGTGTCTCCATGTTTTAAGAGCAAACACTACAGCAGCCAACTCCAAATCGTGAGTAGGGTAGTTTTTCTCGTGCACCTTTAATTGTCTAGAGGCATAAGCTACCGACCTCTTCTCCTGCATTAGTACACAACCCAAACCCTGGTAGGATGCATCGCAGTATACCTCAAACGTCTTACTGGTATCTAGAATAATTAAAATCGGAGCGGTAGTCAACCTCTTTTTCATCTCTTCAAAGCATTCCTCACATTTATCAGTCCATGAGAAGGGTTGATCCTTCCTAGTGAGTTGAGTTAATGGACTCACCATTTTAGAAAACCCTTCCACAAACCTCCTGTAATATCCAGCCAATCCCAAGAAGCTTCTGACTTCTGTTACAGTTTGAGGTCTCTCCCATTTCAACACCGTCTCAATCTTACTCGGGTCCACTGATATACCACGTGAAGAAATTACGTGCCCCAGAAACTGCACCTCGTCCAGCCAGAATTCACATTTGGACAGTTTACCGTACAGCTGATGTTCCCTCAATACCCCCAACACAATTCTCAGATGGTCAGCATGCTCCTCTCTAGTCCGTGAGTAGATGAGAATATCATCTATGAACACTACCACGAATCTGTCCAGATATGGTTTGAAGAtgcggttcatataatccatgaagacAGCTTGAGCGTTGGTCACTCCAAAGGGCATCAACGACATATTCGTAATGTCTATATCTCGATCTAAAGGCTGTCTTCTGGACATCCTCTGacttgactaagatctgatgatagccagacctcaagtcaatcttggAGAATACTCCTGCCCCTCTGAGCTGATCAAGCAAATCATCAATTCTCGGCAGTGGGTATTTGTTCTTTATCGTCAACTTGTTCAACTGCCGATAATCGACGCACAGCCGAGAACTTccgtctttcttcttcactaataaCACCGGGGCTCCCCATGGGGAAGCGCTAGGTCGAATGAATTTCTTCTCTAGCAGGTCTTCTATCTGATTCTTCAACTCTGCTAGTTCAACTGGTGCCATTCTGTATGGCACTGCCGACACTGGAGCCGCTCCAGGGATTAGATCAATTGAGAAATCTATATCCCGACTGGGTGGTAACTCAAGTATCTCGTCTGGAAATACGTCGGCATATTCGTCCACTACCGGTATCTTACTGATCTGCTCTTCTGtacttattttcttctcttgggCCACTATCACAAAACAAGTCGACCCTCTCTTCATCTCTTTCACTGCCTCTCCAGACGTTACCAACTCTATCCCTTCTGTTTCTGGGAACACAATTCTGTGTCGTCCACAATCAAGCACCACATGGTTGATAGACAGCCAGTCCATTCCCAATATGACCTCCAATCCCTCCAAGGGCAAACAAACTAGATTCACCTTGAAGCGTCTGCCCTCTACCTCCATCAAGCATCCAACACAGGCTACATTTGTTGAAACCTGTCCAGATGCGGGTGTCGAGACTATCAACTCGCATCCAAGGTCACGAGTAGACAACCCCAATTTCTTCACGCAATCATGAGATATGAAGGAGTGCGAAGCTCCTGAATCGAATAGCACTAACACACTGTTACCAAAAAGTAGACAATGATCCAGAATCAGATTACCTGACCGGGTGGCCTCTGTGCTGGTCATGGCAAAAACCCGGCCTGCGGCTCTCGGTCTGTCGGAAGAGGATGGCTGAGGTCGTGATGCTGGTGTAGTCTTCCTATTAGGACATCTGTTGGCGAAATGTCCTGGCTGATCACAGGCATAGCACTTACGAGCGCCTATGCCACTGCCTCCGCTGCGTGCGGGTCTAGTACAATCTCGTTGCAGATGCTCACCCCCACAATTATAGCACCTCGGTCTCCACGAAGACGCGACTGGTCTACTGTAGGGCTTCTTCTGGACTCTGCCCTCAACACTATTCTTCTATGTGCGGTTGACCCGGCTGGGTCCCATCTCCAGCTGCTCTACGCTCTTGGCTTGCTCAACCAAGGTTGGGAACTCTCGCACCCTCAGTGGCACAATAAAACGCCTCAGTTCATGTTTGAGGCTGCCCTCAAACTTCCTACAGCGCCACTCTTCCGTCACCGTCTGGGAGTAGAATCTCGAGAGGTACTCAAACCTCTCCACATAGTCTTGCACTGATAGACTCCCTTGCTGTAGAGTGAGAAACTCTGCCTCGCGCTCATGTTTAGCGCTATCAGGGAAAtacttctccaggaacctcgtcCTTAAGTTAGCCCAAGTCACCTCTTCAGCTCTGTTTATCATCTGTTGCTGCATACTCATCCACCAATACTCAGCTTCAGTCACTAACAGGAAGGTGGCAAAATTTAGCTTCTGCGCCTCTGTGCACTCTATCACTCTGAATATTTTCTCACATTCACAAAGCCATGCGTCAGCCTCATCTGGGGTGGCTTTCGCAGTGAATTTAGCCGGCTTGTGACGCATAAAGTCCTCTATGGTCACTGGCCTAACAGGTGGGATCATAACCCTCGGTGGTGCTGCCACAGGCTGCATAGCATCCATCATCCTATGGATTGCATTAGCAATCTCATCAGCGCCAGCGGTATTTCTACGCCTTCTGTTCGCCATTGCCTGTACACGCCACATATTCAGGTGTTAAAATCAAACAgctaaagattaaattatactCTATCATATTTAACATCCAGCACACATCAATCAATTTCACACAACAAACGTCAGCTTACTCCCCAGTTTGCCCCAAAAGCATCAAAacgtttgctctgataccaaatgtaacatccctagggaatattacttaaaaaataaataataaaagaaataattacattaatagtcatctcgataaaaatcccaacgcgggaaaaatttAAACTCATTAAAATAGTGCGCCATAACTCATAACTAAATCCATAAAAGGTTACAAGTtaccaaaatttgtatttaaaaacataaattacaaattagcaaaaccctagctctaatcccatgctagccctcactccgccatctgagcatcctcagcaccacctgtatcaacatctgctcccgtgtaacgaattacacgatcatcgccacacacaaacagaaagggtgagctgagaaaataaaataacaacatataGAACACCAGATAAATCAtatacccatcttattcattatatatataattcttggccaagaccctaaccccaagacttaacagtcttcaaatcatacaattggttagccttggactcgggaacatgatgctcacacgaacctgcccgctcgtggttctgcctctacgaacctccccgctcgtagtcctactctacggacctgcccgcccgtagtccaacacatgtgatccaccagcccccgtacctccccgcacgtggcatctctcaacgtgagcacggaacatacgaacctacctcgctcgtatccccacgtgagagtaacttgatatgaacctccccgctcatatcatcacatgtcaatcaccatccatgaacctacccgctcatggcacagcatctcccgatccaagcaaagcatcatcgTCAGTTAAAACAACACACCAGAAGGCAGAGAACAACAGCATTTCCGCCTGGCTCggcccacacgccgccaggcgaaactaTTCTAGACCGCCTGGTGGTATTCACTCACTgccaggcgccagcgtcctcctagacccactgttttctcgtcatCGCCTGACGGACCTCACCGTGGCGCCAGGCGCCATCCCTTACAGGGTTCACTCACGCTAcgtctatcgcctggcggtgatCAACAAGCCGTCAGGCGCCATATCAGAGGCATTCTGCAACTGATATTTGGCACTCCATTTTGGTTAATTCTACAGCCTAAGTTACTCGAAGAGCAACTCACCTTTTGGTCTCAGCACCCCATTCTGACTTATTGCCAATTCCCATCCTATTATAATGTCGTTATAGCCCAACCTCATCCTTCACACATTTCAACTAgagatttatttattcttaagtCATGTCATCAGGTCTTAATTCACAAGTTAACAGATCCTATTCCCATATCTCCCTTTTTCACAATCATACTCACTCATAAACCTCATATACTCAATTGACAGTTCATGTATCATTTCATCCTTCACTCTATCTTCCCACTCCTCTTGCCCATCTCACTCGAATTCTTAGTTCCAACTTTTCTACCATTCTTCTCAACCAACCCCTCTTCACTATCATTGACCCTCAACATCCACTAATAAGTTAGGTTCATGTTCAGATTCTATTAGCATCATAACATTCCAATTGCATTTTCCTCTCACTCATTACACTATATATAATCTTAATTCACTTCCTATCCCCTTTACTTTGTCTCTTTTCAAACCACCTTTCCTTTCCAACTCCCCACTCACAATTCTCTCCTCTCCACTATACCAACCTTTACAATCCCCAAgattctctctctccctctctctctcacaGAACTCCCCTGTACATCACTCAATCAGGGATGCTACacgtcatcgcctggcggataGGACAgccccgccaggcggcacaCCAGAATCAGACCCTCTGCATGCGTTTTTGCACTCCCCACAAACCTATCTTGTTTTCCTCCTTCCCAGATAACCACCACACATACAGTTCCAACCTTTTCAACGTCCAGACtcaacaatattataattatcacattCCTCAATTTCAGTTAATTCCTAATCCACCCAACAATCCCACGTACAAAACCCCAATATGATCACAAACATTCCCACAAGAAGTATATGACAATAATCCATCACACAATTTTATACAATCATTTGACACTCAACAGTTCATTATATTCTTCCAATTTAGCATCAACGCCATCAAACAGAACACAATCAAGGTCGCGCCACCAGGCAGGAactcatcgccgccaggcgactcaaaccaaaacaagaacataCGCTCATCtctgatgagccgcctggcggtaaggatcaaaccgccaggcggtttctgggaaaaacccagaaacccAATCGAACAGTGCAGAAAAACAGGTGGAAGGCATGTAGTTTCGATCACCAAAGCATAATACAATGTATATGTATCTAAAGCATCGAAAGCAACTCCCCTTACCAGGAATTCGCGCTCCAAATTGAGATTCCCACTCTCCTTGCGCGCCTTTTCCCTTTGCTACAAGAACCACTCTAATCCTTCTCTCGCTGGCCCCCTTCACGCACCAGAAATTTCCCCTCTCCCTCTCAGAACTGTTTGCACCTTTCACAGACTGGTTTTTCctctccttctctcttctctctcaagCTTAATGTGCCctaattattct
Coding sequences:
- the LOC114165311 gene encoding uncharacterized protein LOC114165311 — protein: MKKPYSRPQTSQGPSCYQCGGPHLKRNCPQFVVGVGGSGDRHKCFICDKSGHFANNCPEKKSIGTKKPTASPAERARAAGRAFALTTTEATQLGNLILEPCMMFGNVVLVLFDSEATHSFISDVYVERLKLVTRDLGCELLVSTPSSGQVATSSVCVGCSMEVASRGFKVNLVCLPLEGLDVILGMDWLSNNHVIIDCGRRSLVFSEHEGLELISAQRAINEAEVEATCFMIVAHAEKNSTTEKISVIPVVEEYADVFPDEIPELPPSRDVDFSIDLIPWAGPVSMAPYKMAPAELAELKKQIEYLLEKKFIRLSASPWGAPVLLVKKKDGSSSLSYSKSNSPFGLSTPF
- the LOC114165312 gene encoding uncharacterized protein LOC114165312 is translated as MANRRRRNTAGADEIANAIHRMMDAMQPVAAPPRVMIPPVRPVTIEDFMRHKPAKFTAKATPDEADAWLCECEKIFRVIECTEAQKLNFATFLLVTEAEYWWMSMQQQMINRAEEVTWANLRTRFLEKYFPDSAKHEREAEFLTLQQGSLSVQDYVERFEYLSRFYSQTVTEEWRCRKFEGSLKHELRRFIVPLRVREFPTLVEQAKSVEQLEMGPSRVNRT